A single region of the Chrysoperla carnea chromosome 5, inChrCarn1.1, whole genome shotgun sequence genome encodes:
- the LOC123300606 gene encoding trichohyalin-like, whose product MSGNFPMSIRSVGECEDEIICRKSIKLSNNTFVIQRILPIQCELNFNDKGQWPITNINNICPSNIHINGIIINKNIPRGNITEVDLKQFESESDQMKDIVQKLLVENVRENEETMEKLKNQDREIQEIKQQLYEKEQENVLMKKKLNEKEVENEEIRNKLNENKRGSEKLEIESQGENDELIQKLEDERENEKVRQELRYKYEEIIKKFINKNGLYEQFEKIKQIIEEYECIEHEEVEQEDKDNKKRKYKLIIDKFIVKNNVHPAVEFKNLKQIVEEYEREEKAIFQEDKRKSKERSQVLTENGHENEKILQKILEKKHKHEEVVQQLKEKGRENEESMEKLKNQEREIQEIKQQLYEKEQENVVMKKKLNEKEVENEEIRNKLNESKRGSESIRKKLNEKKLQNENIIKKLIEKERRNEVLLQKLNERDRENEKIIQELEIESQGENDELIQKLEDERENEKVRQELRYKYEEIIKKFINKNGLYEQFEKIKQIIEEYECIEHEEVEQEDNKKRKYELIIEKFIVKNNVHPDVEFKNLKQIVEEYEREEKAIFQENKRKSKEISQVLTENGHGNEKILQKILEKKHEHEEVRQQLNEKERENEENIRKLNESERKNEEITVSLKETEENLIDVLNQLKNELEHQELLREDLKNQSQESQALLLRELESELECSICSEIFIETTTLNCKHSYCNFCIVHWQQTQNNCPICREQIEYRVQINVMDGFINKIFENLSDDMQKRRLELINERSGSS is encoded by the exons TGCCCCtcaaacatacatataaatgGTATTATAATCAACAAAAACATACCACGAGGGAATATTACAGAAGTAGATTTAAAACAGTTCGAGTCTGAATCAGATCAAATGAAAGACATTGTGCAAAAATTATTAGTAGAAAATGTACGTGAAAATGAAGAAACTatggaaaagttaaaaaatcagGACCGTGAAATTCAAGAAATTAAAcaacaattatacgaaaaagAACAGGAAAatgtattaatgaaaaaaaagttaaatgaaaaagaagtagaaaatgaagaaattagaaataagttaaatgaaaacaaacggGGAAGTGAAA aattAGAAATTGAAAGTCAAGGTGAAAACGACGAATTGATacaaaaattagaagatgaacgtgaaaatgaaaaagttagACAAGAATTAAGATATAAAtatgaagaaattattaaaaaatttatcaataagaaTGGCTTATatgaacaatttgaaaaaataaaacaaataattgaagaaTATGAATGCATAGAACACGAAGAAGTTGAACAAGAAGATAAAGATAACAAAAAACGGaaatataaactaattattgataaatttatcgtaaaaaataatgtacatCCCGCtgtggaatttaaaaatttaaagcagaTCGTTGAAGAATATGAACGTGAAGAAAAAGCAATTTTTCAAGAAGATAAACGCAAGTCCAAAGAAAGATCGCAAGTATTAACCGAAAATGGACATGAAAATGaaaagattttacaaaaaatattggaaaagaAACATAAACATGAAGAAGTTGTAcaacaattaaaagaaaaggGACGGGAAAATGAAGAAAGTatggaaaagttaaaaaatcagGAACGTGAAATTCAAGAAATTAAAcaacaattatacgaaaaagAACAGGAAAATgtagtaatgaaaaaaaagttaaatgaaaaagaagtagaaaatgaagaaattagAAATAAGTTAAATGAAAGCAAACGAGGAAGTGAAAGTATTAGAAAAaagttgaatgaaaaaaaattgcaaaatgaaaatattataaaaaagttaattgaaaAAGAACGTAGAAATGAAGTACtcttacaaaaattgaatgaaagaGATCGTGAAAACGagaaaattattcaagaatTAGAAATTGAAAGTCAAGGTGAAAACGACGAATTGATacaaaaattagaagatgaacgtgaaaatgaaaaagttagACAAGAATTAAGGTATAAAtatgaagaaattattaaaaaatttatcaataaaaatggcTTATatgaacaatttgaaaaaataaagcaaataatTGAAGAATATGAATGCATAGAACACGAAGAAGTTGAACAAGAAGATAACAAAAAACGGAAATATGaactaattattgaaaaatttatcgtaaaaaataatgtacatCCCGAtgtggaatttaaaaatttaaagcagaTCGTTGAAGAATATGAACGTGAAGAAAAagcaatttttcaagaaaataaacgCAAGTCCAAAGAAATATCGCAAGTATTAACCGAAAATGGACATGGAAATGaaaagattttacaaaaaatattggaaaagaAACATGAACATGAAGAAGTTAGACAACAATTAAACGAAAAGGAACgggaaaatgaagaaaatattcgaaaactaaatgaaagtgaacgaaaaaatgaagaaattacaGTAAGCTTAAAAGAGACCGAAGAGAATCTTATTGATGTTctgaaccaattaaaaaatgaactagAACATCAGGAATTGTTAAGAGAAGATCTAAAAAATCAAAGTCAAGAAAGCCAAGCGTTATTATTACGAGAATTGGAATCTGAATTGGAATGTTCAATTTGtagtgaaatatttattgaaaccaCTACTTTAAATTGTAAGCATTCATATTGCAATTTTTGCATTGTACACTGGCAACAAACTCAGAATAATTGTCCAATTTGTCGTGAACAAATTGAATATCGAGTTCAAATAAATGTAATGGatggttttataaataaaatttttgaaaatttatctgatGATATGCAGAAAAGACGTTTGGAGTTAATCAACGAACGATCTGGTTCTTCCTAA